One Luteolibacter flavescens genomic region harbors:
- a CDS encoding mitochondrial fission ELM1 family protein, with protein MTPLEIHVLSDGKPGHENQSYGLAEAIGRIRPVTTAKISLAGVRGPIARLKKTFKESGHLPKPQLLIGAGHAVHTSLLALSKKLNVPCVLMMKPTFPAALFDLCLIPEHDLEGRAPQDHVIPTTGALNRVPPPDGRQRQGGLILLGGPSSSHGWDAASVEAAICQIVAAGKDRPWRITNSRRSPAGSLDALAKACPALATYPHGDTGRDWLPQMLAEAAEVWVTEDSISMIYEALSSGARVGLLPVPAIKKAGRVARGVQRLAEQGFVTRFSYWSPATGLAAPPRILREADRCAAIVLQRLFPTPA; from the coding sequence ATGACACCGCTGGAAATCCACGTCTTGTCCGACGGCAAGCCCGGCCACGAAAACCAGTCCTACGGGCTGGCCGAGGCGATCGGTCGCATTCGTCCAGTGACGACCGCGAAGATCAGCCTGGCCGGTGTGCGAGGCCCCATCGCGCGGCTGAAGAAGACCTTCAAGGAATCAGGCCATCTGCCGAAGCCGCAGCTTCTCATCGGCGCGGGGCATGCGGTCCACACCTCGCTCCTCGCGCTATCGAAGAAGCTGAACGTGCCATGCGTGCTGATGATGAAGCCGACCTTCCCGGCGGCGCTCTTCGATCTCTGCCTGATCCCGGAGCACGATCTGGAAGGCCGTGCGCCGCAGGACCACGTGATCCCCACGACCGGCGCGCTGAACCGCGTGCCGCCTCCGGATGGCAGGCAGCGGCAAGGCGGGCTTATCCTGTTAGGCGGACCGTCATCCTCGCACGGCTGGGATGCCGCTTCCGTGGAGGCCGCGATTTGCCAGATCGTCGCCGCCGGCAAGGATCGACCCTGGCGCATCACCAACTCGCGTCGCTCGCCTGCGGGATCGCTTGATGCCCTGGCGAAGGCCTGCCCCGCGCTGGCCACCTATCCGCATGGCGATACAGGCCGCGACTGGCTGCCCCAGATGCTCGCCGAGGCGGCGGAGGTGTGGGTCACGGAAGACAGCATCTCGATGATCTACGAGGCTCTTAGTAGCGGCGCACGCGTCGGTCTCCTGCCCGTGCCTGCGATCAAGAAGGCCGGCCGTGTCGCCCGCGGCGTGCAGCGACTGGCGGAGCAGGGCTTCGTCACCCGCTTCTCCTATTGGTCGCCCGCCACCGGCCTGGCCGCTCCGCCCCGCATCTTGCGCGAGGCCGACCGTTGCGCCGCCATCGTCCTCCAGCGTCTTTTTCCCACACCGGCATGA
- a CDS encoding glycosyltransferase family 4 protein, whose translation MKVLQMIPEMESGGVERGTLELARHLGEQGHESVVISGGGKMVKQLEACGTRHITLPVGRKRLSSLLLVSRLRRLFAEEKPDILHLRSRVPAWLAWLAWRGMDPANRPRLVTTVHGFNSVNRYSEIMTCGERVICVSESIRDHVLKHYPRAATDKLRVVHRGIDPADYPHGYRPNAAWLEAFHREFPETEGKRLLTLPGRITRLKGHEDFAKILKALASDDSLHGVIAGGAHPRKAAYLDEIRSLFSAEGLADRITFTGGRSDLREILAISSVVLSLTTQPESFGRTTLEALGLGIPVAGYDHGGVGEQLALLYPAGRIPPNDPAAAVPVVKALLENPPAVPVKHPFTLAAMLDGTMDVYRELLEQPPK comes from the coding sequence ATGAAGGTCCTGCAGATGATCCCCGAGATGGAGTCCGGCGGTGTCGAGCGCGGCACGCTGGAGCTCGCCCGGCATCTGGGCGAGCAGGGTCACGAGTCCGTGGTGATTTCCGGCGGGGGCAAGATGGTGAAGCAGCTCGAAGCCTGCGGCACCCGCCACATCACCCTGCCGGTGGGCCGCAAGCGCCTCTCGTCCCTGCTGCTGGTGTCCCGGCTGCGACGGCTCTTCGCCGAGGAGAAGCCGGACATCCTCCACCTGCGCTCGCGCGTGCCCGCATGGCTCGCGTGGCTGGCATGGCGCGGCATGGACCCGGCCAATCGCCCGCGCCTGGTGACCACCGTGCATGGCTTCAATTCCGTGAACCGCTACTCCGAGATCATGACCTGCGGCGAGCGGGTCATCTGCGTCTCGGAAAGCATCCGCGACCATGTGCTGAAACACTACCCGAGGGCCGCGACGGACAAGCTGCGCGTGGTCCACCGGGGCATCGACCCCGCCGACTACCCGCATGGCTACCGCCCGAACGCCGCGTGGCTGGAGGCTTTCCACCGCGAATTCCCCGAGACGGAAGGAAAGCGCCTGCTCACCCTGCCCGGCCGAATCACCCGGTTGAAAGGCCACGAAGACTTCGCGAAGATCCTCAAGGCACTCGCTTCCGACGACAGCCTGCACGGCGTGATCGCCGGTGGCGCGCATCCGCGGAAGGCCGCGTATCTCGATGAGATCCGCTCGCTCTTCAGTGCGGAAGGATTGGCAGATCGGATCACCTTTACCGGCGGACGCTCGGACCTGCGGGAGATCCTTGCGATTTCCTCGGTGGTGCTTTCGCTGACCACCCAGCCGGAATCATTCGGCCGCACGACGCTGGAAGCGCTCGGGCTCGGCATCCCCGTCGCGGGCTACGATCACGGCGGCGTGGGCGAGCAGCTCGCGCTGCTCTACCCCGCAGGCCGCATTCCTCCAAATGACCCCGCCGCCGCAGTGCCGGTGGTGAAAGCACTGCTGGAGAATCCGCCCGCCGTACCGGTGAAGCATCCCTTCACCCTCGCCGCGATGCTTGACGGAACGATGGACGTTTACCGCGAGCTGTTAGAGCAGCCCCCGAAATAA
- a CDS encoding SLC13 family permease, translated as MTFEIGLTLAVIVLTLVAFIREWAAPDVIALTVLVGVVALGLVGMNDMSSVFRNEAPLAIAALFIIGGALEASGAVDHIGRVLRDKLPSNTRKAMLAFALLTAFFSAWMNNTAIVAILLPVALGFARNRDIAPSRLLMPLSYASILGGCCTLIGTSTNLLVNGTLKDMKMEPMTMFQLAPIGIPLSIAGIAYLTIFGPKLIPSRTTISGSLEIKERATPLYHILIGENSPLVGKRLSETPLFDRGRHVHIMEVRRKGAREMHGLNTLTIEKNDRFLIALHGRRGKAGKAEDLCEEIGANLLSTIDGVVTELVVRDEASLAGQTLARSDFRQRYNSVVMAVHRNGVNITNQLAEIPLEGGDTLLVITALNNLDALESTRDFILTDAPEDSPVTTVNKKPPHHAWVSWAVLIGVVLIATLTDLLGGEQGVFKWLPVIPIHFAAMVGALVLLWSKIVTPREAYGSIDWQVLLMLYGLLGLGLAMQSTGTAKWLAESMVDVANGFVTPEWMPIVMLWMIFLLTLLLTEVLSNNATAVMMVPIVVTLAASLGVSHWPYVMAVTVAASTAFALPMGYQTHMMVYGPGGFKFSDFLRVGIPLNIICWIVSCLLIPIVWPFYP; from the coding sequence ATGACTTTCGAAATTGGCCTCACCCTGGCGGTCATCGTCCTGACGCTGGTCGCATTCATCCGCGAATGGGCGGCACCGGACGTCATCGCCCTGACCGTGCTGGTCGGCGTGGTGGCGCTGGGGCTTGTCGGCATGAACGACATGTCCTCGGTCTTCAGGAACGAGGCCCCGCTCGCCATCGCGGCGCTCTTCATCATCGGTGGTGCCCTCGAAGCCTCCGGCGCGGTGGATCACATCGGGCGCGTGCTGCGGGACAAGCTGCCGTCGAATACCCGCAAGGCGATGCTGGCCTTCGCGCTGCTGACGGCATTCTTCAGCGCGTGGATGAACAATACCGCCATCGTGGCCATCCTGCTGCCAGTGGCCCTTGGATTTGCCCGGAACCGGGATATCGCTCCCTCGCGGCTGCTCATGCCGCTGTCCTACGCCTCCATTCTCGGGGGCTGCTGCACGCTCATCGGCACGTCCACGAACCTGCTGGTGAATGGTACGCTGAAGGACATGAAGATGGAGCCGATGACGATGTTCCAGCTCGCGCCGATCGGCATCCCGCTGTCGATCGCGGGCATCGCCTACCTGACGATCTTCGGTCCGAAGCTGATCCCGTCCCGCACGACCATTTCCGGCAGCCTGGAGATCAAGGAACGTGCGACACCGCTCTACCACATCCTCATCGGCGAGAATTCCCCGCTGGTGGGCAAGCGCCTGAGCGAGACACCCCTCTTTGACCGAGGCCGGCACGTCCACATCATGGAAGTGCGCCGCAAGGGCGCGCGGGAAATGCACGGGCTGAACACGCTGACCATCGAGAAGAACGACCGCTTCCTTATCGCCCTGCACGGCCGCCGCGGGAAGGCGGGCAAGGCCGAGGACCTGTGCGAGGAAATCGGGGCGAACCTGCTCTCCACCATCGACGGCGTGGTGACGGAACTCGTGGTGCGCGACGAGGCATCGCTGGCCGGGCAGACGCTCGCGCGGTCGGATTTCCGCCAGCGCTACAACAGCGTGGTCATGGCGGTGCATCGCAATGGCGTGAACATCACCAACCAGCTCGCCGAGATCCCGCTGGAGGGTGGCGACACGTTGCTGGTCATTACCGCGCTGAACAACCTCGACGCGCTGGAGTCCACGCGGGACTTCATCCTCACCGATGCGCCGGAGGATTCCCCGGTGACCACGGTCAACAAGAAGCCGCCGCACCATGCGTGGGTTTCCTGGGCGGTGCTGATCGGCGTGGTCCTCATCGCCACGCTCACCGATTTGCTGGGAGGGGAGCAGGGCGTGTTCAAGTGGCTGCCCGTGATCCCGATTCACTTTGCCGCCATGGTCGGTGCCCTGGTGCTGCTGTGGTCGAAGATCGTCACGCCGCGCGAGGCCTACGGAAGCATCGACTGGCAGGTGCTGCTGATGCTCTACGGCCTGCTGGGCCTGGGGCTGGCAATGCAATCGACCGGCACGGCGAAGTGGCTGGCGGAGAGCATGGTGGACGTGGCGAATGGCTTCGTCACCCCGGAGTGGATGCCCATCGTGATGCTGTGGATGATCTTCCTGCTCACGCTGCTGCTCACCGAGGTGCTGTCGAACAACGCGACGGCGGTGATGATGGTGCCCATCGTGGTGACGCTGGCCGCGAGCCTTGGCGTGAGCCACTGGCCTTACGTCATGGCGGTGACGGTGGCGGCCTCGACGGCCTTCGCGCTGCCCATGGGCTACCAGACGCACATGATGGTCTACGGTCCTGGGGGCTTCAAGTTCTCGGACTTCCTCCGCGTGGGTATCCCGCTGAATATCATCTGCTGGATCGTTTCCTGCCTGCTGATCCCGATTGTCTGGCCGTTTTATCCGTGA
- the gatB gene encoding Asp-tRNA(Asn)/Glu-tRNA(Gln) amidotransferase subunit GatB — MSYLVTIGLEVHCQVKTRTKMFCACETSFGEEPNTRTCPVCLGLPGALPVLNRHAIEKTLLAGLLLECGSPEISRWDRKSYFYPDMPKNFQTTQMDYPLCIGGGVPLYDHCYPTDARKNIARPGHKVRLNRIHLEEDVAKSTHLGTSSLIDFNRAGTPLMEIVSEPDLQSGEEAGAYLRSLQMILQQGGISDADMEKGQMRCDVNISLRRKESDPLGAKIELKNLNSISAVRRAIAHEVERQAEELDAGIPQIQSTRRWDDDRGETQLMRTKEDAHDYRYFPCPDLLPIVTAPILEKVRPLLTERPHERSARYEADYGVSAYDASVLSSDLPLATYFEALAATPGVPGKKAANFLLNVLLGSLNDRSVAISDSPLPPEKTGALLGLVESGALALSQAKEVLAVLLDAPDKDPAAVAKELGFEPADAGELDALCDQVIAANPKQVEEIKAGNEKLLNFLTGQVMKASSTKPNPKQVTDLLKGKLGV, encoded by the coding sequence ATGTCCTATCTGGTCACCATCGGCCTCGAAGTCCACTGCCAGGTCAAAACGCGCACGAAGATGTTCTGCGCCTGCGAAACCTCCTTCGGCGAGGAGCCGAACACCCGCACCTGCCCGGTCTGCCTCGGACTGCCCGGCGCCCTGCCCGTGCTGAACCGCCACGCCATCGAGAAGACGCTGCTCGCCGGACTGCTGCTCGAGTGCGGATCCCCGGAGATCTCCCGCTGGGACCGCAAGAGCTACTTTTATCCGGACATGCCGAAGAATTTCCAGACGACGCAGATGGACTACCCCCTCTGCATCGGCGGCGGGGTCCCACTCTACGACCACTGCTACCCCACGGACGCGCGGAAAAACATCGCCCGCCCCGGCCACAAGGTCCGCCTGAACCGCATCCATCTGGAGGAGGACGTGGCCAAGTCCACCCACCTCGGCACGTCGTCGCTGATCGATTTCAACCGCGCCGGCACGCCGCTGATGGAGATCGTCAGCGAGCCCGACCTCCAGTCCGGCGAGGAGGCGGGTGCCTACCTCCGCTCGCTCCAGATGATCCTCCAGCAGGGCGGCATTTCCGATGCCGACATGGAGAAGGGCCAGATGCGCTGCGACGTGAACATTTCCCTCCGTCGCAAGGAGAGCGATCCCCTCGGTGCGAAGATCGAGCTGAAGAACCTGAACTCCATCTCCGCCGTCCGCCGCGCGATCGCCCATGAGGTCGAGCGGCAGGCCGAGGAACTCGACGCGGGCATCCCGCAGATCCAATCGACCCGCCGCTGGGACGACGACCGCGGCGAGACGCAGCTCATGCGGACGAAGGAAGACGCGCACGACTACCGCTACTTCCCCTGCCCCGACCTCCTGCCGATCGTCACCGCGCCGATCTTGGAAAAGGTCCGTCCGCTGCTGACCGAGCGTCCTCACGAGCGCTCCGCGCGCTACGAAGCCGACTACGGCGTCAGCGCCTACGACGCCTCGGTGCTCTCGTCCGACCTGCCACTGGCGACTTACTTCGAAGCCCTCGCCGCCACGCCCGGCGTGCCCGGGAAGAAGGCCGCGAATTTCTTGCTGAACGTTCTGCTGGGCTCGCTGAACGATCGCTCCGTCGCGATCTCCGACTCGCCATTGCCTCCGGAGAAGACCGGCGCGCTGCTCGGACTCGTTGAAAGTGGAGCCCTCGCCCTCAGCCAGGCGAAGGAAGTCCTCGCCGTGCTCCTCGACGCACCGGACAAGGATCCTGCCGCCGTCGCGAAGGAACTCGGCTTCGAGCCTGCCGACGCCGGTGAACTGGACGCCCTCTGCGATCAGGTGATCGCCGCAAATCCCAAGCAGGTCGAAGAGATCAAGGCCGGCAACGAAAAGCTCCTGAACTTCCTCACCGGCCAGGTGATGAAAGCCTCCTCCACCAAGCCGAACCCGAAACAGGTGACGGATCTGCTGAAGGGGAAGCTGGGAGTCTGA
- a CDS encoding nucleotidyltransferase family protein, producing the protein MSPKRHLPEFAHSLSQRFESDGIPLLLAGGWAVCFHGYSRATLDIDWICKRSQIRKASELMESLGFERMTDGMACRFKHRRDPSVPYIDLIWVDDATFGTMRETSEASPLPLSVPMLGFRALLAMKLFALKDGETRDHKDLLDIRSLLRYSATKLDDSELKELCNRYAGPQAFDLIRGPQ; encoded by the coding sequence ATGAGCCCGAAACGCCATCTTCCGGAATTCGCGCATTCGCTTTCACAGCGTTTCGAGAGTGACGGCATCCCCCTGCTTCTCGCGGGAGGATGGGCGGTATGTTTCCACGGTTATTCGCGGGCCACGCTCGATATCGACTGGATCTGCAAGCGCTCGCAAATTCGCAAGGCATCCGAACTCATGGAGAGCCTCGGATTCGAGCGCATGACGGATGGCATGGCCTGCCGCTTCAAGCACCGCCGCGATCCGTCGGTGCCCTACATCGATCTGATCTGGGTGGACGACGCGACATTTGGAACGATGCGCGAAACGTCCGAGGCATCGCCGCTGCCACTTAGCGTGCCGATGCTGGGGTTCAGAGCACTGCTTGCGATGAAGCTGTTCGCCCTGAAAGATGGCGAGACGAGGGATCACAAAGACCTGCTGGATATCAGAAGCCTTCTGCGCTACTCTGCCACCAAGCTCGACGATTCCGAACTCAAGGAACTCTGCAACCGCTACGCAGGACCGCAGGCTTTCGACCTCATCCGGGGACCGCAATGA
- a CDS encoding DNA-methyltransferase — protein sequence MLSSVLHHGDCLKVLPTLPDGSVDLVVTSPPYNLGINYRSFDDTAGRAEFIEWCKSWAAEVKRVLADDGSFFLNVGAAPANPLMPHQIVLAFTEGPDALFVLQNTFHWIKSITVETRRGEQISAGHFKPINSQRFVNDCHEYIFHLTKSGDVKLDRRGAGVPYQDKSNIARWGHTGGVDKRCRGNTWFIPYDTIVSRDKERPHPASFPIALVEQCIRLHGKGTESRVLDPFLGIGSSAIAAKRQGVKEFTGIEMDDYYLSVARERLDAPAEQELF from the coding sequence ATGCTCTCCTCCGTGCTCCACCATGGCGACTGCCTGAAAGTGCTGCCCACCTTGCCGGATGGCTCGGTGGATCTCGTCGTCACGTCGCCTCCCTACAATCTCGGCATCAACTACCGCAGCTTTGACGATACCGCGGGCCGGGCCGAGTTCATCGAGTGGTGCAAGTCATGGGCCGCCGAGGTGAAGCGGGTGCTGGCCGATGACGGATCGTTTTTCCTGAACGTGGGAGCCGCCCCGGCGAACCCGCTGATGCCGCACCAGATCGTGCTGGCATTCACCGAGGGCCCGGACGCGCTCTTCGTGCTTCAGAATACCTTCCACTGGATCAAGTCGATCACCGTCGAGACCCGGCGCGGCGAGCAGATCAGCGCGGGCCACTTCAAGCCGATCAACTCGCAGCGTTTCGTGAACGACTGCCACGAATACATCTTCCACCTGACAAAGTCCGGCGACGTGAAACTCGACCGGCGCGGCGCGGGTGTGCCGTATCAGGACAAGTCGAACATCGCCCGCTGGGGTCACACCGGTGGCGTGGACAAGCGCTGCCGGGGGAACACGTGGTTCATCCCCTACGACACCATCGTGTCCCGGGACAAGGAGCGGCCGCATCCCGCGAGCTTTCCCATCGCTCTGGTGGAGCAGTGCATCCGCCTCCATGGCAAAGGCACGGAATCGCGCGTGCTCGATCCCTTCCTCGGCATCGGCAGCTCCGCCATCGCCGCGAAGCGGCAGGGAGTGAAGGAATTCACCGGTATCGAGATGGATGACTACTACCTGTCCGTCGCGAGGGAGCGTCTGGACGCACCAGCGGAACAGGAGCTTTTCTAA
- a CDS encoding DNA gyrase/topoisomerase IV subunit A, whose product MMHDPDQHASLGAMYSDYFLDYASYVILERAVPHLNDGLKPVQRRILHSMRELDDGRYNKVANIAGHTINYHPHGNVAIEEALVVLGQKDLLIDPQGNWGNILTGDGAAAGRYIEARLTKFALDILFSPKITEWISNYDGRRKEPLTLPVKFPLLLAHGIEGIAVGLACKFLPHNFIELIDASVCALRKEPFELLPDFPTAGIMDASDYKDGLRGGRVRVRARISSEKKGVMRITEIPFGTTTGALMDSIVAAADKGKIKIAKIEDNTAAEVDILVHLPSGVDPDNMRDALYAFTDCELSLSPNACVIADDKPQFLGVSEILKRNAEHTKELLRQELEIRLAELAEKWHFSSLEKIFIENRIYRDIEECTTWEAVLKAIDDGLKPFKKLLKREVTEEDLVRLTEIRIKRISKFDSFKADEEIKALEKDIEETERNLKNLTKFTIRWFEDLKKKYGKGRERKTEVSSFDRVDRSQVILATETLYLDEKNGFAGYGLKKETPVERCSTLDDVIIFGQDGKMRVVKVADKFFVGPRPLRVAILKKDEDLIYSMIYRDGKEGAILAKRFRVGGITRDKEYDLMKGTPGSRIFYFAVHKSEAESAEQLLVVHIKPALRLRNVSRPFSFGEVPIKGRSSGGNIVTKLPIDRIVRAPKDYDPEAGA is encoded by the coding sequence ATGATGCACGATCCGGACCAGCACGCCTCCCTCGGGGCGATGTATTCCGACTACTTCCTCGACTACGCCTCCTACGTCATCCTCGAGCGTGCGGTGCCGCACCTCAATGACGGCCTGAAGCCCGTCCAGCGCCGGATCTTGCACTCGATGAGGGAGCTCGACGACGGCCGCTACAACAAGGTGGCGAACATTGCGGGCCACACGATCAACTACCACCCGCACGGCAACGTCGCGATCGAGGAAGCGCTGGTGGTGCTGGGGCAAAAGGACCTGCTGATCGACCCGCAGGGGAACTGGGGAAACATCCTCACCGGTGACGGTGCCGCCGCAGGACGATACATCGAGGCGCGCCTCACGAAGTTCGCGCTCGATATCCTCTTCAGCCCGAAGATCACCGAGTGGATCTCGAACTACGACGGCCGCCGTAAGGAGCCGCTGACGCTGCCGGTGAAATTCCCGCTGCTGCTCGCCCACGGCATCGAGGGGATCGCGGTCGGACTTGCGTGCAAATTCCTGCCGCACAATTTCATCGAGCTGATCGATGCGTCGGTCTGTGCCCTGCGGAAGGAGCCCTTCGAGCTGCTGCCGGATTTCCCCACTGCGGGCATCATGGATGCCAGCGACTACAAGGACGGCCTGCGTGGCGGACGCGTGCGCGTGCGTGCGCGGATTTCTTCGGAGAAGAAGGGGGTGATGCGCATCACGGAGATCCCCTTTGGCACCACCACGGGCGCGCTGATGGACTCCATCGTGGCCGCGGCGGACAAGGGGAAGATCAAGATCGCGAAGATCGAGGACAACACGGCCGCCGAGGTCGATATCCTCGTTCACCTGCCGTCTGGCGTGGATCCGGACAACATGCGCGACGCGCTATATGCCTTCACGGATTGCGAGCTCAGCCTCTCGCCGAATGCCTGCGTCATCGCGGATGACAAGCCGCAGTTCCTCGGCGTGTCCGAGATCCTGAAGCGGAACGCGGAGCACACCAAGGAACTGCTGCGGCAGGAGTTGGAGATCCGCCTCGCCGAGCTTGCCGAGAAGTGGCACTTCAGCTCGCTGGAGAAGATCTTCATCGAGAACCGCATCTACCGCGACATCGAGGAGTGCACGACGTGGGAAGCGGTGCTGAAGGCCATCGACGATGGCTTGAAGCCCTTCAAGAAGCTCCTCAAGCGCGAGGTGACCGAGGAGGATCTGGTCCGCCTCACGGAGATCCGGATCAAGCGCATCTCGAAGTTCGACTCCTTCAAGGCCGACGAGGAGATCAAGGCGCTGGAGAAAGACATCGAGGAGACCGAGAGGAATCTCAAGAACCTCACGAAGTTCACCATCCGGTGGTTCGAGGACCTGAAGAAGAAATACGGCAAGGGCCGCGAGCGGAAGACGGAGGTTTCCTCCTTCGACCGCGTGGACCGCAGCCAGGTGATCCTCGCCACCGAGACGCTTTACCTCGATGAGAAGAACGGCTTCGCCGGCTACGGCCTGAAGAAGGAGACGCCGGTGGAGCGATGCTCGACACTGGATGACGTGATCATCTTCGGCCAGGACGGCAAGATGCGCGTGGTGAAGGTGGCGGACAAGTTCTTCGTCGGCCCGCGTCCGCTGCGCGTGGCCATCCTGAAGAAGGACGAGGACCTCATTTACTCGATGATCTATCGCGACGGAAAGGAAGGCGCGATCCTGGCGAAGCGCTTCCGGGTCGGCGGTATCACGCGCGACAAGGAGTATGACCTGATGAAGGGCACGCCGGGCAGCCGCATTTTCTACTTCGCCGTCCACAAGAGCGAGGCGGAGAGCGCGGAACAATTGCTCGTCGTCCACATCAAGCCCGCGCTGCGCCTGCGCAACGTGAGCCGTCCCTTCAGCTTCGGCGAGGTGCCGATCAAGGGTCGCAGCAGTGGCGGGAACATCGTCACGAAGCTCCCGATCGACCGCATCGTCCGCGCGCCGAAGGACTACGATCCCGAGGCAGGAGCGTGA